One segment of Syngnathus scovelli strain Florida chromosome 6, RoL_Ssco_1.2, whole genome shotgun sequence DNA contains the following:
- the LOC125970317 gene encoding signal peptidase complex subunit 3, with the protein MNTVYSRANTCFDFLTNVMMTLALGCYITTVLIDTSVPVDIRVTKVMLRNVYNVTGFGEPCDMVYITFNLSADLQPLFNWNVLQLYIYVYAEYATRKNVLNQVMLLDKTVYRGKDTLYFRDQKSKYFFCDDGNGLRAHENITLTLSWNIIPVAGSLAIVNGNGYTSLPFPKTYETPTSYL; encoded by the coding sequence ATGAACACCGTTTATTCGAGAGCCAACACCTGTTTCGACTTCTTGACCAACGTCATGATGACCTTAGCCTTGGGCTGTTATATCACCACCGTGTTGATCGACACAAGCGTTCCCGTGGACATCCGTGTCACCAAAGTCATGCTGAGAAATGTCTACAACGTGACCGGATTCGGGGAGCCCTGTGATATGGTTTACATCACCTTTAACCTCTCGGCCGATTTGCAGCCGCTATTCAACTGGAATGTGCTACAGCTCTATATCTATGTGTATGCCGAGTACGCCACACGGAAAAATGTTTTGAACCAGGTGATGCTTTTGGACAAGACTGTCTATCGAGGAAAAGACACGCTGTACTTCAGAGACCAAAAATCCAAATACTTCTTCTGCGACGACGGAAACGGACTGAGGGCGCACGAGAACATCACCCTCACGCTGTCATGGAACATCATTCCCGtcgctggaagtctggccattgTAAACGGGAACGGATACACCAGTCTGCCCTTTCCCAAGACGTATGAGACTCCCACCAGCTATTTGTGA
- the nt5dc3 gene encoding 5'-nucleotidase domain-containing protein 3, whose product MATLSAPLSCLLTQGKATVLCRHVLKASHHHFRAVSSGRSGLLSRQSLPTRTDSAASVCSSSAESLWSVYKQTKRDTEDVTPSVSNASVDPDAIFANNEMCLRDIEVYGFDYDYTLAFYSRHLHTLIFNIARDILIGKHRYPEGLRDYEYIPNFAVRGLHYDVQKALLMKIDAFHYIQLGTVYRGLHAVPDEEVVAMYDGCHVPLDIMSDFYGKSSHGHSMKQFMDIFSLPEMSLLSCVNDFFMKHNIDYEPVHLYKDVKEAIRDVHVKGIMYRAVEADIGKYICYGEQSHAVVKKLYEHGKKMFLITNSPFDFVDRGMNYIVGRDWRDLFDVVIVQADKPAFFNDRRKPFRRVTDRGALLWDRIHKLEKGQIYKQGNLYEFLRLTGWRGSKVLYFGDHIYSDLADLTLKHGWRTGAIIPELRKEIKIMNTEVYVRTVSWMQALTGLIQQMQVHGDPAAQAVVEEWKREREAMRPHAKEMFNRQFGSLFRTHQNPTYFSRRLSRFADIYMASISCLLNYDFGHTFFPRRTPLQHESPLGRGQSC is encoded by the exons ATGGCAACTTTGTCGGCGCCCCTGTCGTGTCTGCTGACACAGGGGAAGGCCACCGTGCTCTGTCGTCATGTCTTGAAGGCTTCCCACCACCATTTCCGCGCCGTGTCCAGCGGGCGCAGTGGACTGCTTTCCCGTCAGTCCCTCCCGACACGGACCGACAGCGCAGCGTCGGTGTGCAGCAGCTCGGCGGAGAGCTTGTGGTCTGTTTACAAGCAAACGAAAAGAGACACTGAAG ATGTCACGCCGTCCGTCTCCAACGCCTCGGTGGACCCCGACGCCATCTTTGCCAACAACGAGATGTGCCTGCGAGACATCGAGGTCTACGGCTTCGACTACGACTACACGCTGGCCTTTTACTCGCGTCACCTCCACACGCTCATCTTCAATATAGCGCGGGACATCCTCATCGGCAAGCACAGG TATCCGGAgggtctgcgggattatgagtaCATTCCCAATTTTGCTGTGAGGGGGCTTCACTATGATGTTCAGAAG GCGCTGCTGATGAAGATCGACGCCTTCCATTACATCCAGCTGGGGACCGTGTACAG GGGTCTTCACGCCGTGCCCGACGAGGAAGTCGTCGCCATGTACGACGGCTGCCACGTCCCTCTCGACATCATGAGCGACTTCTACGGCAAG AGTTCGCACGGCCACTCCATGAAACAGTTCATGGACATCTTCTCGCTGCCGGAGATGAGCCTGCTGTCGTGCGTCAACGACTTCTTCATGAAGCACAACATCGACTACGAGCCCGTGCACCTGTACAAAGACGTCAAG GAGGCCATCAGAGATGTTCACGTAAAGGGCATTATGTACCGAGCGGTGGAGGCGGATATCG GGAAATACATTTGTTACGGCGAGCAGAGTCACGCCGTGGTGAAGAAGTTGTACGAACACGGCAAGAAGATGTTCCTCATCACCAACAGCCCCTTTGACTTTGT GGATCGAGGCATGAACTACATCGTGGGGAGGGACTGGCGGGACCTGTTTGACGTGGTTATCGTTCAGGCCGACAAACCGGCTTTCTTCAATGACAGGAGAAA GCCCTTCCGGCGGGTCACTGACAGAGGTGCCCTGCTGTGGGACCGAATTCACAAGTTGGAAAAAGGCCAGATCTACAAAcag GGAAACCTCTACGAGTTCCTGAGACTGACCGGCTGGAGAGGCTCCAAAGTGCTCTACTTTGGCGACCACATCTACAGCGACCTGGCG GATTTGACCCTGAAGCATGGCTGGAGGACGGGCGCCATCATCCCCGAGCTGAGGAAGGAAATCAAGATCATGAACACCGAGGTGTACGTGCGCACCGTCAGCTGGATGCAGGCCCTCACCGGCCTCATCCAGCAGATGCAG GTCCACGGGGATCCCGCCGCTCAGGCCGTGGTGGAAGAGTGGAAACGAGAGCGGGAGGCCATGAG GCCGCACGCCAAGGAGATGTTCAACCGTCAATTCGGGAGCCTCTTCCGCACGCACCAGAACCCCACGTACTTCTCGCGCCGGCTCTCGCGATTCGCCGACATCTACATGGCGTCCATCAGCTGCCTGCTCAACTACGACTTTGGGCACACCTTCTTCCCGCGCCGGACGCCGCTGCAGCACGAGTCCCCCTTGGGCCGAGGGCAGAGTTGCTGA
- the parietopsin gene encoding parietopsin, which yields MDANDTARSPEAAPPAPAATVFPRVGYSVLAFLMFINTVLSVFNNGLVIGVSLRSPGLLRPMNIFVLSLAVSDLMIGLCGSLVVTVTNYHGSFFMGRTACVFQGFAVNYFGLVSLCTLTLLSYERYKVVCRPGTGRELSMRRSVTGLLCVWLFCLFWAVAPLLGWSGYSPEGVRTSCSLAWEERSWSNYSYLLLYTLTCFVFPVAVIVYCYAKVVGSLRKLNRSVEPQVGHSLRPETRRAAAMVLAMIVAFFACWLPYTVLSAAVVLRPSLRIPPLLATMPMYFAKTSPVYNPVIYFLSNKQFRDAALEMLSCGRYIPRGLPAAAIGVGMRPVNGRRRPGCSGGISRHGKVRPL from the exons ATGGATGCCAACGACACGGCCCGGAGCCCGGAGGCGGCGCCGCCTGCCCCTGCCGCCACCGTCTTTCCCCGCGTGGGCTACAGCGTGCTGGCCTTCCTGATGTTCATCAACACGGTGCTGAGCGTCTTCAACAACGGCCTGGTGATCGGCGTGTCGCTGAGGAGCCCCGGCCTGCTGCGCCCCATGAACATCTTTGTCCTCAGCCTGGCCGTGTCCGACCTCATGATCGGCCTGTGCGGCTCGCTGGTGGTCACCGTCACCAACTACCACGGCTCCTTCTTCATGGGGCGGACCGCCTGTGTCTTCCAGGGCTTTGCCGTCAACTACTTTG GCCTGGTGTCGCTGTGCACGCTGACCCTGCTGTCGTACGAGCGCTACAAGGTGGTGTGCCGGCCCGGCACCGGGCGGGAGCTGAGCATGCGGCGCAGCGTGACGGGGCTCCTGTGCGTCTGGCTCTTCTGCCTGTTCTGGGCAGTGGCGCCGCTATTGGGCTGGAGCGGCTACAGCCCCGAGGGCGTGCGCACGTCCTGCTCGCTGGCCTGGGAGGAGAGGTCGTGGAGCAACTACAGCTACCTCCTGCTCTACACGCTCACCTGCTTCGTCTTCCCGGTGGCCGTCATCGTCTATTGCTACGCCAAGGTGGTGGGCTCTCTGCGCAAG CTGAACCGGAGCGTGGAGCCGCAGGTGGGGCATTCTTTGCGGCCGGAGACGCGGCGCGCCGCCGCCATGGTCCTGGCCATGATCGTGGCCTTCTTTGCGTGCTGGCTGCCCTACACCGTCCTGTCGGCGGCGGTGGTGCTGCGGCCGAGCCTGCGCATCCCCCCGCTGCTGGCCACCATGCCCATGTACTTTGCCAAGACCAGCCCCGTCTACAACCCCGTCATCTACTTCCTCTCCAACAAGCAG TTTCGCGACGCCGCCCTGGAAATGCTGTCCTGCGGTCGCTACATCCCCCGCGGGTTGCCCGCCGCTGCAATAGGCGTCGGCATGCGACCCGTCAACGGGAGGCGCCGGCCCGGCTGCTCCGGTGGGATCAGCAGGCACGGCAAGGTGCGGCCTCTGTGa
- the LOC125970300 gene encoding D(4) dopamine receptor isoform X2, with the protein MPSAAGNCSTCGGGTRAAFLAANCLILASTATAGLAANAWVILAVCKRKSLRTWTNALVLNLAAADLLRCVCDCPALLAVLLLRDAGRGLCDVQVASFSFGCCAQLSTLACIGAERCRAVARPFEVGERRRQIRASVPLTWLSAALVACLCLTYAKDSPVHARIFDKGVFPVCQNDKAGEAGCEEPRRAEADPAPTKAPRKESGSSADDPGAPSGRKEGAAAEPFHGDQTPAEKSPSQEPATSLHVVAANIQGAVCMMPPTASRERNVKRKESKMAIRAGYIILTFLLFWTPLVTTVLINWMRYGNRSTQDATKQEVEILCVSITCMTSLSNPITYAAVNPHFRTEFYRLKSKMTSWSAAAAAGGR; encoded by the exons ATGCCGAGCGCGGCCGGGAACTGCAGCACCTGCGGCGGCGGCACACGAGCCGCCTTTCTGGCGGCCAACTGCTTGATCCTGGCCAGCACGGCGACGGCAGGGCTGGCGGCCAACGCCTGGGTGATCCTGGCCGTGTGCAAGCGCAAGAGCCTGCGCACGTGGACCAACGCCCTGGTGCTCAACCTGGCGGCCGCCGACCTCCTGCGATGCGTCTGCGACTGTCCGGCGCTCCTGGCCGTCCTGCTGCTCCGGGACGCCGGCCGTGGGCTGTGCGACGTCCAG GTGGCCTCCTTCTCCTTCGGCTGCTGCGCGCAGCTCTCCACATTGGCCTGCATCGGGGCCGAGCGGTGCCGGGCCGTGGCGCGACCCTTCGAAGTGGGCGAGAGACGGCGGCAGATCCGGGCGTCGGTGCCGCTGACGTGGCTGTCGGCCGCCCTGGTGGCCTGCTTGTGCTTGACCTACGCTAAGGACTCGCCCGTGCACGCCAG GATATTCGACAAGGGCGTCTTCCCCGTCTGCCAGAATGACAAAGCGGGAGAGGCCGGATGCGAGGAGCCGCGCCGAGCTGAGGCCGATCCGGCGCCGACAAAAGCGCCGAG AAAGGAGAGCGGGTCGAGCGCCGACGATCCCGGAGCTCCATCCGGCCGGAAAGAGGGGGCCGCGGCGGAGCCGTTTCACGGAGACCAGACGCCCGCCGAAAAGAGCCCGAGCCAAGAGCCGGCGACGAGCCTTCACGTAGTGGCGGCCAACATACAAGGCGCCGTCTGCATGATGCCGCCCACCGCCAGCAGGGAGAGAAACGTCAAGAGGAAGGAGAGCAAGATGGCCATACGGGCAGGTTACATCATCCtcaccttcctcctcttctGGACGCCGCTCGTCACCACCGTACTCATCAACTGGATGCGATACGGCAACAGGAGCACACAG GATGCCACCAAGCAGGAAGTGGAGATCCTGTGCGTGTCCATCACCTGCATGACATCACTGAGCAACCCGATAACCTACGCCGCGGTCAACCCTCACTTCCGCACCGAGTTCTATCGGCTGAAAAGCAAGATGACGTCCTggtctgcggcggcggcggcggggggcCGCTGA
- the LOC125970300 gene encoding D(3) dopamine receptor isoform X1, whose protein sequence is MPSAAGNCSTCGGGTRAAFLAANCLILASTATAGLAANAWVILAVCKRKSLRTWTNALVLNLAAADLLRCVCDCPALLAVLLLRDAGRGLCDVQVASFSFGCCAQLSTLACIGAERCRAVARPFEVGERRRQIRASVPLTWLSAALVACLCLTYAKDSPVHARCDGSPPPSSYDTFGIYALFPMWAACFCVIVGFYARILVLVRAHNRRIFDKGVFPVCQNDKAGEAGCEEPRRAEADPAPTKAPRKESGSSADDPGAPSGRKEGAAAEPFHGDQTPAEKSPSQEPATSLHVVAANIQGAVCMMPPTASRERNVKRKESKMAIRAGYIILTFLLFWTPLVTTVLINWMRYGNRSTQDATKQEVEILCVSITCMTSLSNPITYAAVNPHFRTEFYRLKSKMTSWSAAAAAGGR, encoded by the exons ATGCCGAGCGCGGCCGGGAACTGCAGCACCTGCGGCGGCGGCACACGAGCCGCCTTTCTGGCGGCCAACTGCTTGATCCTGGCCAGCACGGCGACGGCAGGGCTGGCGGCCAACGCCTGGGTGATCCTGGCCGTGTGCAAGCGCAAGAGCCTGCGCACGTGGACCAACGCCCTGGTGCTCAACCTGGCGGCCGCCGACCTCCTGCGATGCGTCTGCGACTGTCCGGCGCTCCTGGCCGTCCTGCTGCTCCGGGACGCCGGCCGTGGGCTGTGCGACGTCCAG GTGGCCTCCTTCTCCTTCGGCTGCTGCGCGCAGCTCTCCACATTGGCCTGCATCGGGGCCGAGCGGTGCCGGGCCGTGGCGCGACCCTTCGAAGTGGGCGAGAGACGGCGGCAGATCCGGGCGTCGGTGCCGCTGACGTGGCTGTCGGCCGCCCTGGTGGCCTGCTTGTGCTTGACCTACGCTAAGGACTCGCCCGTGCACGCCAGGTGTGACGGttcgccgccgccgtcgtcctACGACACCTTTGGGATTTACGCCCTGTTCCCAATGTGGGCGGCCTGCTTCTGCGTCATCGTCGGCTTCTACGCCCGTATCTTGGTCCTCGTCCGCGCGCACAATCGCAGGATATTCGACAAGGGCGTCTTCCCCGTCTGCCAGAATGACAAAGCGGGAGAGGCCGGATGCGAGGAGCCGCGCCGAGCTGAGGCCGATCCGGCGCCGACAAAAGCGCCGAG AAAGGAGAGCGGGTCGAGCGCCGACGATCCCGGAGCTCCATCCGGCCGGAAAGAGGGGGCCGCGGCGGAGCCGTTTCACGGAGACCAGACGCCCGCCGAAAAGAGCCCGAGCCAAGAGCCGGCGACGAGCCTTCACGTAGTGGCGGCCAACATACAAGGCGCCGTCTGCATGATGCCGCCCACCGCCAGCAGGGAGAGAAACGTCAAGAGGAAGGAGAGCAAGATGGCCATACGGGCAGGTTACATCATCCtcaccttcctcctcttctGGACGCCGCTCGTCACCACCGTACTCATCAACTGGATGCGATACGGCAACAGGAGCACACAG GATGCCACCAAGCAGGAAGTGGAGATCCTGTGCGTGTCCATCACCTGCATGACATCACTGAGCAACCCGATAACCTACGCCGCGGTCAACCCTCACTTCCGCACCGAGTTCTATCGGCTGAAAAGCAAGATGACGTCCTggtctgcggcggcggcggcggggggcCGCTGA